The Paenibacillus sp. FSL W8-0426 region GTCTGCACCACTGTGGACATTTCGGTCATGGCACGGGCGCTTTCTACGGTAGCCAGATTTTGTGAGCGGAGTCCCGCAGAGATTTCCCGGATGTTGCTGCTGATCGATTGAATGTTTTCGTTGTTCGCGGCTGAGATCTCCAACAGCTTTTTGGACGAGTCCGAGAGGTGGCCCGACGTCGTTTTTACCTTGAACATCGTGTTGTTGATGCGTTCGATCATCGTATTGAATTTTTCGTTGATAATGCCTAGATCGTCCCGCCCCGTTGGAATGGATACGTCCAGGTTGCCCGTGCTGACTTCTTCGATGCCCTTCATCAGGTTGCGGATCGGACGCAGCGTCTTTTTCAACAGAACGTACTGAAGCACCATGAACAGGAGCAGGAAGCCGATAAGGAACATCAAACCGTATGTAAGCAGTTTGTCCAGTCCTTTCGGAACTGCGCTGGCATCTACGTCGAAAAAGAGAGCGGCGTAAATGGATCCGTCGGCATTGTTGATCGGATACATCAAGGTGGTCCATGTTCCATATTCATCCGTATAGAAATCGCTGAAGGCCGGTTTGCCGTCGATCTTCATTTGTTCCAGGACAACGACGTTATTTTCGGGAAGAGGGTACATGGCGCCTGCGGCCAGATTGCTCTCCTCAAAGGGCTCCAACAAATTGGTAGGAACCGCAATAATGGACGTGCCGTTACCTTGCTCCAGTTCCGAACCGAAAATGTACGCTTGCGCGATGTTTGGATAAAACTCATGGATGGAGTCCAGATACGTTCTAAGTTCCGATTGTACGGGACCGGAATAACTTTTTTCGTTGACAGCCTCGGCGACTTTGCCGGTGTCCAGGTCGTTGTACCATTTTTCGGTAATGACGGTGGCCTGGTCGTGCAGCTGTTCAACCAAAATACTTTTTTGCAGCTGATATGCTGCCGTAATCAGGATTATACCGATCAGCGTGATGCTGCCGAACGAGATGATCAGGTTTTTTGCGAAAAATGGAAGGGTACTCCATCGAAACTTTGCAAACAACATGGTTCACTCCTCTTAGTTTGT contains the following coding sequences:
- a CDS encoding HAMP domain-containing methyl-accepting chemotaxis protein produces the protein MLFAKFRWSTLPFFAKNLIISFGSITLIGIILITAAYQLQKSILVEQLHDQATVITEKWYNDLDTGKVAEAVNEKSYSGPVQSELRTYLDSIHEFYPNIAQAYIFGSELEQGNGTSIIAVPTNLLEPFEESNLAAGAMYPLPENNVVVLEQMKIDGKPAFSDFYTDEYGTWTTLMYPINNADGSIYAALFFDVDASAVPKGLDKLLTYGLMFLIGFLLLFMVLQYVLLKKTLRPIRNLMKGIEEVSTGNLDVSIPTGRDDLGIINEKFNTMIERINNTMFKVKTTSGHLSDSSKKLLEISAANNENIQSISSNIREISAGLRSQNLATVESARAMTEMSTVVQTIASSSADAADEALTMEQRSNSGHEIMQQVIDQMRLISGAVQNTYASIQSLENRSNEISSIVNIITDIAGQTNLLALNASIEAARVGEEGRGFAVVAGEVRKLAEQSQESATQIRALIDEIQRDILQSAEAMQLGSQEVEKGMSVTSETGVFFEDILSATGKVANQIQDISSSTQEISASTEQMSATADELSSSVSKAASSTKQIEQSVAEQEASMASIVTASDELSAVSEQLQELISFFKVKGN